One Cryobacterium arcticum genomic window carries:
- a CDS encoding metal-sensitive transcriptional regulator has protein sequence MTESRKATGMAQAESHGYISNKDEYLNRLRRIEGQARGLQGMVADEKYCIDILTQISAMTSALQSVALGLLDEHLNHCVVAAVEAGGDEADLKMKEASSAIARLVRS, from the coding sequence ATGACCGAATCACGCAAGGCAACAGGGATGGCGCAGGCTGAGTCACATGGCTACATCTCTAACAAGGATGAATACCTCAATCGATTGCGGCGCATCGAGGGCCAGGCTCGCGGCCTCCAGGGGATGGTCGCGGACGAGAAGTACTGCATCGATATCCTGACCCAGATATCGGCCATGACGAGCGCTCTGCAGTCGGTGGCGCTCGGTCTGCTGGATGAGCACCTCAACCACTGCGTGGTTGCGGCCGTCGAAGCCGGCGGCGATGAAGCAGACCTGAAGATGAAAGAAGCGTCGAGCGCGATCGCCCGATTGGTGCGTTCGTAG
- a CDS encoding heavy-metal-associated domain-containing protein — MTSEVGQVAGAERIDVDLVPGGLSVVTVSGSNPVDHAAVVAAIDEAGYEWVAETP, encoded by the coding sequence GTGACCTCCGAAGTGGGCCAGGTTGCTGGTGCTGAGAGGATCGATGTCGACCTCGTGCCCGGCGGCCTCTCTGTGGTCACCGTGTCAGGCAGCAATCCGGTCGACCACGCGGCAGTTGTCGCCGCGATCGACGAGGCTGGATACGAATGGGTCGCAGAGACCCCATGA
- a CDS encoding heavy metal translocating P-type ATPase has product MSGVQIDLIVGGMTCTSCAARIEKKLNRMTGVEATVNYATEKASVFIPDGTTVEDAIATIEATGYTAALPRPVKAVGADSEPPTEAERDVESLRQRLVLSAVLAAPVVAMSMIPVLQFSNWQWLALALAGPVAIWGAWPFHRAAWVNLRHGAATMDTLISMGVLAALGWSLYALFFGTAGMPGMTMRFTFTAAPGGGAHEIYLEVASAVTVFILAGRYFEARAKKQSGAALRALLELGAKEATLLRDGVETTVPTSSLLVGDRFVVRPGEKIATDGTVVDGNSAVDESMLTGESVPVEVGPGDAVVGATLNSGGRLIIQTTRIGADTQLAQLGRLVEQAQTGKAEVQRLADRVSAIFVPIVIALSLGTLVVWLLVGAGPVVAFTAAVATLIIACPCALGLATPTALLVGTGRGAQLGILIKGPQILESTRRVDTIVLDKTGTVTTGHMTLVAVHPNRNVTEEELLAFAGAAESGSEHPIARSIVTGAQTRVVSLPKPESFSSTAGLGVQAVIDGRIVLVGRPSWLSEHWSIELPANLQFALSACESQGQTVVAVAWDGQAQGILAVSDVVKGSSAAAIEEFRRLGLQPVLLTGDNETVARAVGAEIGVTDVRAGVLPAEKAAVIRELQSEGRVVAMVGDGVNDAVALATADLGIAMGTGTDVAIEASDLTLIRADLVAAADAIRLSRRTLATIKANLFWAFAYNVAAIPLAMLGLLNPLIAGAAMALSSVFVVSNSLRLRGFRGLNIGVAQTTAPNLSAHPVGIR; this is encoded by the coding sequence ATGAGCGGCGTCCAGATCGACCTCATCGTCGGAGGGATGACGTGCACCTCGTGTGCCGCGCGGATCGAGAAGAAGCTCAATCGTATGACGGGTGTCGAGGCGACCGTCAATTACGCGACAGAGAAGGCGAGCGTGTTCATCCCTGACGGTACGACTGTCGAGGATGCAATCGCGACCATCGAGGCGACCGGATATACCGCCGCTCTCCCCCGCCCGGTCAAGGCCGTAGGAGCCGATTCAGAACCGCCCACCGAGGCCGAGAGAGATGTTGAGAGCCTGCGTCAACGGCTCGTGCTCTCCGCAGTGCTGGCCGCACCGGTTGTGGCAATGTCGATGATTCCTGTCCTTCAGTTTTCCAACTGGCAGTGGCTTGCCCTTGCGCTGGCCGGTCCCGTCGCGATCTGGGGAGCCTGGCCCTTCCACCGGGCCGCCTGGGTCAACCTGCGGCATGGAGCAGCGACCATGGACACCTTGATCAGCATGGGGGTGCTCGCCGCCCTCGGCTGGTCGCTATACGCACTGTTCTTCGGTACCGCCGGGATGCCCGGCATGACCATGCGCTTCACCTTCACGGCCGCGCCAGGAGGCGGCGCACACGAGATCTACCTTGAAGTCGCCTCAGCCGTCACAGTCTTCATCCTGGCCGGCCGGTACTTCGAAGCACGCGCGAAGAAGCAATCCGGCGCGGCCTTGCGGGCCTTGCTCGAGCTGGGGGCGAAGGAAGCAACCCTGCTGCGCGATGGTGTGGAAACCACTGTGCCGACGTCGTCCCTCCTCGTAGGTGACCGCTTCGTTGTGCGCCCCGGAGAGAAAATCGCCACAGACGGCACCGTCGTCGACGGCAACTCCGCGGTCGATGAGAGCATGCTCACCGGCGAATCCGTTCCGGTCGAAGTCGGCCCCGGCGATGCCGTTGTCGGAGCCACCCTGAATTCCGGTGGCCGCCTCATCATCCAGACAACACGCATCGGTGCCGACACCCAGCTGGCCCAGCTGGGTCGCCTGGTAGAACAGGCCCAAACTGGGAAAGCTGAGGTGCAACGACTCGCTGATCGAGTATCCGCAATCTTCGTTCCCATCGTGATTGCCCTGTCACTGGGCACTCTCGTCGTGTGGCTCCTTGTCGGAGCTGGCCCTGTCGTCGCATTCACGGCAGCTGTGGCAACTCTGATCATCGCCTGCCCCTGCGCACTCGGGTTGGCCACGCCGACCGCGTTACTCGTCGGGACCGGTCGTGGCGCTCAATTGGGCATCCTCATCAAAGGCCCGCAGATTCTCGAGTCCACTCGACGAGTTGACACCATTGTTCTCGACAAGACCGGGACCGTTACGACAGGTCACATGACTCTTGTCGCTGTCCATCCGAATCGGAACGTCACCGAAGAGGAACTCCTCGCTTTCGCCGGAGCCGCCGAGTCGGGATCAGAACACCCGATCGCCAGGTCGATCGTGACGGGCGCACAAACACGCGTTGTCTCGCTCCCCAAACCGGAGTCGTTCTCGTCCACAGCCGGGCTCGGTGTGCAGGCCGTCATTGACGGACGCATTGTTCTGGTCGGACGCCCCAGCTGGCTCAGCGAGCACTGGTCTATCGAGCTTCCCGCCAACCTCCAGTTCGCACTGTCCGCCTGCGAGAGCCAGGGCCAGACAGTCGTTGCCGTCGCGTGGGACGGTCAGGCGCAAGGCATCCTGGCCGTGTCCGACGTTGTTAAGGGATCCAGCGCCGCAGCTATTGAAGAATTCCGTCGGCTGGGGTTGCAGCCGGTGCTCTTGACCGGTGACAACGAAACCGTGGCGCGCGCCGTGGGCGCCGAGATCGGGGTCACCGATGTCCGCGCCGGGGTCCTCCCCGCAGAGAAAGCCGCAGTGATCCGGGAACTCCAAAGTGAGGGTCGGGTCGTGGCCATGGTCGGCGACGGAGTGAACGATGCGGTGGCTCTTGCTACCGCCGACTTGGGCATCGCCATGGGAACCGGTACCGATGTCGCCATCGAGGCCAGCGACCTGACGTTGATACGAGCTGACCTGGTGGCCGCCGCCGATGCCATCCGGCTCTCCCGGCGCACCCTGGCAACCATCAAGGCCAACCTCTTCTGGGCGTTCGCATACAACGTGGCCGCGATCCCTCTCGCCATGCTGGGACTGCTCAACCCGCTGATCGCCGGCGCCGCCATGGCTCTGTCTTCAGTCTTCGTCGTCAGCAACAGCCTGCGTCTGCGCGGTTTTCGGGGACTCAACATAGGAGTCGCGCAGACAACCGCACCCAACCTGAGCGCCCACCCTGTTGGGATCCGCTGA
- a CDS encoding DUF305 domain-containing protein has translation MPKPRTYLLTAAAIATALTLSACAGGTTDTGSSAAPSSPDSSASSVDFADADVEFAQMMIPHHEQAVEMSDDLLAKDGIDQRIVDLATEIKDAQEPEIKQLESWLTAWGMDDTSSSEMDMSEMDHGTDGMMSDDDMNALKSASSEDAGKLFLEQMIVHHQGAIAMAQTEIDKGQFPDAVDMATNIVESQTAEIDVMNDILATL, from the coding sequence ATGCCCAAGCCACGTACCTACCTGCTTACTGCCGCGGCCATCGCGACAGCACTCACGCTCAGCGCCTGCGCCGGCGGAACCACCGATACCGGTTCATCCGCCGCACCCAGCTCCCCCGATTCCTCCGCCTCCTCGGTCGATTTCGCCGACGCGGACGTCGAGTTCGCCCAGATGATGATCCCCCATCACGAACAGGCCGTTGAAATGAGCGACGACCTCCTTGCGAAAGACGGCATCGACCAGCGCATCGTGGATCTGGCCACCGAGATCAAAGACGCCCAAGAGCCCGAAATCAAGCAGCTCGAATCGTGGCTGACAGCATGGGGCATGGATGACACCAGCTCCAGCGAGATGGACATGTCCGAGATGGATCACGGCACGGACGGCATGATGTCCGATGACGACATGAACGCCCTCAAGTCCGCGTCCTCAGAGGACGCTGGGAAGCTATTCCTCGAACAGATGATCGTTCATCACCAGGGCGCCATCGCGATGGCGCAGACCGAGATCGATAAGGGACAATTCCCGGACGCGGTGGACATGGCCACGAACATCGTGGAGAGCCAGACCGCTGAGATTGATGTCATGAACGACATCCTCGCCACACTGTAG
- a CDS encoding M23 family metallopeptidase has protein sequence MTASPDLSRKQLRLAEKHRASRRRPRRPLPAPGRPARRMKVSVRKQLSSAVALAFAALLAVSVSVPALAVNPYAQTLAAPAERSDVGVQNLTASGNGTITVAQDTFSSQAIQETLRTEDSLPGVYSQTANTYVNYLGSAIQWPFLVGVPITTDFGPRIPPCDGCSSFHKGIDMNPGVNTPIQAVANGVVREVSSTDKSGLGVYAIIDHMIEGRLVSSLYAHMTEGTLALAVGDPVLVGQLVGNVGNTGQSTGPHLHFEILLDGVTPVDPYAWLTEKVSTQ, from the coding sequence ATGACCGCATCACCCGATCTTTCCCGCAAACAACTGCGCCTGGCCGAGAAACACCGTGCCAGTCGCCGCCGACCACGACGGCCGCTCCCCGCGCCCGGTCGACCAGCCCGCCGCATGAAAGTCAGCGTTCGTAAACAACTCTCTTCCGCCGTCGCTTTAGCGTTCGCTGCCCTGCTCGCCGTCAGCGTGTCGGTCCCAGCCCTCGCGGTGAACCCTTACGCGCAGACCCTCGCTGCGCCCGCGGAGCGATCCGATGTCGGAGTGCAGAACTTGACAGCGTCGGGAAACGGAACCATCACCGTCGCCCAAGACACGTTCTCGTCCCAGGCCATCCAGGAGACGCTGCGGACTGAGGACTCGCTCCCGGGCGTCTACTCCCAGACCGCCAATACCTACGTGAATTATCTCGGCTCTGCGATCCAATGGCCCTTCCTGGTTGGCGTCCCCATCACCACTGACTTTGGCCCGCGGATTCCGCCGTGCGATGGATGCTCCAGTTTTCATAAGGGAATCGATATGAACCCGGGCGTGAATACTCCGATTCAGGCGGTCGCGAATGGCGTCGTGAGAGAAGTCTCGAGCACTGACAAAAGCGGGCTGGGGGTGTACGCGATCATCGATCACATGATCGAGGGGCGTCTGGTCAGCAGCCTGTACGCCCACATGACGGAAGGCACCCTGGCACTTGCTGTCGGCGACCCCGTCCTCGTCGGCCAGCTGGTGGGAAATGTCGGCAATACCGGCCAAAGCACCGGCCCACACCTCCACTTCGAGATTCTCCTCGACGGCGTCACCCCCGTTGATCCGTACGCCTGGCTGACAGAAAAGGTGAGCACGCAATGA
- a CDS encoding M23 family metallopeptidase yields MTNSKRDQRRTPRWNHTAVLSAALVLTLVSGAGWIAQPAVAAEYPSWSDVENARANEAAKQGQISTLNTLISGLTADVAAAQEESTRRSAEFEYAQGAFDEATYRATTLQAQADEAGAQAALSSEQAGRLAAGLARSGGPDLSMAILLAGDETDALLYQLGAMSKLTERSAAVYDQAASDRNSATALTDQAKVAQEELGTLAREAETALTKAIAASTAVEVALAEQQANSSTMQAQLAVLTEGRAATEADFATGEEARRVAEAAAAAAAAAAKASTGGSGGSSGSGSDSGQLSGQGWALPVSGWISDNFGPRPDKPVAGVGAFHYGTDLAAGCGVPVKAATGGTVIYSGYLGSYGNWVLIDHGNGVQTGYAHNSEILVSNGQQVSAGQTISLVGTTGASSGCHLHFETRVDGARIDPEPFMSARGITLG; encoded by the coding sequence ATGACGAACTCCAAACGTGATCAACGTCGCACGCCGCGCTGGAACCACACAGCCGTCTTGTCCGCGGCCTTGGTCCTCACTTTGGTGTCAGGCGCGGGCTGGATCGCCCAACCGGCAGTAGCAGCCGAGTATCCTTCCTGGTCTGATGTGGAAAACGCGAGAGCGAACGAAGCGGCCAAACAAGGCCAGATCAGCACGCTCAATACCCTCATTTCCGGCCTGACAGCCGATGTCGCCGCCGCCCAGGAAGAGTCCACACGCCGCAGCGCCGAATTCGAATATGCCCAGGGCGCTTTCGACGAGGCCACCTACCGCGCCACAACTCTGCAAGCCCAGGCTGACGAGGCCGGCGCGCAAGCAGCACTTTCCAGCGAACAAGCCGGCCGGCTCGCGGCAGGGCTCGCCCGCAGTGGAGGGCCCGACCTTTCTATGGCGATCCTTCTGGCGGGGGACGAGACGGATGCTCTGTTGTATCAACTGGGCGCCATGAGCAAACTCACGGAACGTTCCGCCGCGGTCTATGATCAGGCCGCATCTGACCGGAATTCTGCTACCGCCCTCACCGATCAAGCGAAGGTGGCACAAGAAGAGCTCGGCACCTTGGCCAGGGAGGCCGAGACGGCCTTGACCAAGGCCATAGCTGCGAGCACTGCAGTAGAAGTCGCGCTAGCCGAGCAGCAGGCGAACTCGAGCACCATGCAAGCCCAACTAGCTGTGCTGACCGAAGGACGCGCTGCCACTGAAGCGGACTTCGCCACAGGAGAGGAAGCCCGACGGGTTGCCGAGGCTGCGGCTGCGGCCGCCGCGGCAGCAGCGAAGGCATCTACGGGCGGTTCGGGAGGGTCGAGCGGGTCAGGCTCAGACTCCGGCCAGCTCAGCGGACAGGGCTGGGCACTTCCCGTGTCCGGGTGGATCAGCGACAACTTCGGTCCGCGCCCCGACAAACCCGTCGCCGGAGTGGGCGCGTTCCACTACGGCACAGACCTCGCCGCCGGGTGCGGCGTTCCGGTCAAGGCCGCAACGGGAGGCACAGTCATCTACTCCGGGTACCTCGGCAGCTATGGCAACTGGGTGCTCATCGATCACGGCAATGGTGTCCAGACCGGGTACGCCCATAACAGCGAGATCCTGGTCAGCAACGGCCAGCAGGTGTCCGCCGGACAGACCATTTCGTTGGTCGGGACCACCGGAGCATCCTCCGGCTGCCACCTGCACTTTGAAACTCGAGTCGATGGCGCCCGCATCGATCCGGAGCCGTTCATGAGCGCACGAGGCATCACCCTTGGCTAG
- a CDS encoding F510_1955 family glycosylhydrolase: protein MLIAAGVAVTFAGCSTAEDSLSPSTPSIAFEHIHGLGADPASGNTYVATHQGVWLIPTDGLPDTYLTGAPRSAATELTQIGDRAPDAMGLTVSPSGDLFMSGHPDPTEQSASTAPNLGLVSSSDQAQTWNTVSLGGQTDFHDLDTVTLPTGELRVYGYDAQQGVLLVSDDSGSTWTMGATAPIRDLTADPSDPDRVIATTADGLIESADGGRTFDGASDSPVLLLVDIFDESAGGQLVGVDPAGALWRQEESGLWTQTGEANGAPEAFSAVDGSSPWILVADQRGISASPDFGATWTPVLSNAANQ from the coding sequence GTGCTGATCGCTGCGGGAGTAGCCGTTACCTTTGCTGGCTGCTCCACGGCCGAAGATTCATTGAGTCCGTCGACTCCGAGTATCGCGTTTGAGCATATTCACGGGCTTGGCGCTGACCCCGCGAGCGGAAACACTTATGTGGCGACACACCAGGGCGTGTGGTTAATCCCGACGGATGGTTTGCCCGATACCTATCTCACCGGTGCACCCCGGTCCGCCGCCACAGAGCTGACCCAGATCGGTGACCGCGCCCCAGACGCCATGGGGCTCACGGTCTCCCCCTCCGGCGATCTCTTCATGTCCGGCCACCCGGACCCCACAGAACAATCTGCCTCCACGGCACCGAACCTCGGGCTAGTGTCCAGCAGCGACCAAGCACAGACCTGGAACACGGTATCGCTGGGCGGACAGACGGACTTTCATGACCTTGACACCGTGACCCTGCCCACCGGCGAGCTCCGCGTATATGGGTATGACGCGCAGCAAGGCGTCCTCTTGGTCAGCGACGACAGCGGGTCCACCTGGACCATGGGTGCGACCGCCCCGATTCGGGACCTGACAGCAGACCCTTCCGACCCTGATCGGGTCATCGCGACAACGGCGGACGGACTCATTGAGAGTGCCGACGGTGGCCGTACCTTCGACGGCGCTTCCGACTCGCCCGTCCTGCTGCTTGTGGACATCTTCGATGAAAGCGCCGGGGGCCAGCTTGTTGGCGTCGACCCCGCCGGTGCGCTGTGGAGACAGGAAGAATCCGGCCTCTGGACGCAGACCGGCGAGGCGAACGGAGCACCCGAAGCCTTTAGCGCCGTCGACGGCAGCTCCCCCTGGATCCTGGTCGCCGACCAGCGCGGTATCAGCGCCTCCCCGGACTTCGGCGCTACCTGGACACCAGTCCTCAGCAACGCTGCCAACCAATGA
- the lgt gene encoding prolipoprotein diacylglyceryl transferase, producing the protein MNVPLSIPSPDISSFQLGPFQIHFYALFILAGIAAAVILTSRRLTARGGAPDTVLDIALWAVPFGIIGGRFYHVITHPTDYFFPGADLWKTFYVWEGGLAIFGAILFGSLGAYIACRRAGLRFLSFADALAPGMLLAQAFGRLGNYFNQELFGTPTTLPWGLQIDPTQPAFPTGLPEGTLFHPLFLYEIVWNLLGVMIILLAERRFNLRWGKALGLYLIIYGMGRTWFESFRLDPTEFELGGFKINMLIATLVAAAGIILIIVQSRRHPDPETDPTRPAKQDGGESPSASVAVPALADAPAPHLQKDS; encoded by the coding sequence ATGAACGTTCCACTCAGCATCCCCAGCCCCGACATCAGCTCCTTCCAACTGGGGCCCTTCCAAATCCACTTCTATGCCCTCTTCATCCTCGCTGGGATCGCCGCGGCCGTGATTCTCACGTCGCGGCGTCTTACGGCACGGGGAGGGGCGCCCGACACGGTGCTCGACATTGCCCTCTGGGCTGTGCCGTTCGGCATAATCGGCGGCCGATTTTACCATGTGATCACCCACCCCACCGATTACTTCTTCCCCGGCGCTGACCTCTGGAAGACGTTCTACGTATGGGAAGGCGGCCTGGCCATCTTCGGCGCCATCCTATTCGGCAGCCTGGGCGCATACATCGCCTGCCGCCGAGCAGGACTGCGTTTCCTGTCCTTCGCCGACGCCCTTGCACCGGGGATGTTGTTGGCGCAAGCCTTCGGACGGCTCGGGAACTACTTCAACCAAGAACTCTTCGGCACTCCAACAACTCTCCCCTGGGGACTGCAAATAGATCCAACCCAGCCCGCATTTCCCACCGGCCTGCCCGAGGGCACGCTGTTCCATCCCCTCTTTCTCTACGAAATTGTCTGGAACCTGCTCGGGGTGATGATCATCCTGCTCGCCGAGCGACGTTTCAACCTCCGGTGGGGAAAGGCTCTTGGCCTCTACCTGATCATCTACGGGATGGGCCGCACCTGGTTCGAGTCCTTCCGACTCGACCCCACCGAGTTCGAACTCGGCGGTTTCAAGATCAACATGCTCATCGCCACTCTCGTCGCCGCGGCAGGCATCATTCTGATCATTGTGCAATCCCGGCGCCACCCCGACCCGGAGACCGATCCCACTCGGCCGGCCAAGCAGGACGGAGGAGAGTCGCCATCCGCATCTGTAGCGGTGCCGGCCCTCGCCGACGCACCCGCACCCCATCTTCAGAAGGACTCGTGA
- a CDS encoding recombinase family protein: MTVIGYARVGTRKLSVDEREIALTAAGAERLYVDHGESRNKASLPRFSACLDYLRAGDLLLVCQLGQLDRLGRDDRLIALLHELGARGIGLRSLAEPAIDTTGPSGRALFDIIAVFAQLRSESIQVHRRDGPAPARAHGREGGRPTAMTAERIAVALDMREKGATIDTIATTLGVDTVTVQRALLSNPDSPPDTGRGGR; this comes from the coding sequence ATGACCGTCATCGGTTACGCGCGGGTTGGAACGCGCAAGCTGAGCGTTGATGAGCGAGAGATCGCGTTGACCGCGGCCGGCGCCGAGCGCCTCTATGTGGACCACGGCGAGTCGAGGAATAAGGCGTCGCTGCCGCGGTTTTCGGCCTGCCTGGACTACTTGCGGGCTGGTGACCTCTTGCTGGTGTGCCAGCTAGGTCAGTTGGATCGGTTGGGTCGTGACGATCGTTTGATTGCGCTGCTTCATGAGCTCGGCGCACGCGGCATCGGACTTCGTTCGCTAGCGGAACCGGCGATCGATACGACCGGCCCCTCAGGCCGGGCCCTTTTCGACATCATCGCCGTTTTCGCTCAGCTACGTTCTGAGTCGATCCAGGTGCACCGGCGTGATGGCCCCGCACCAGCTCGAGCGCACGGGCGAGAGGGCGGGCGCCCCACGGCGATGACAGCTGAACGGATCGCTGTTGCTCTCGATATGCGCGAGAAGGGCGCAACGATTGACACGATCGCGACCACGCTCGGCGTCGACACCGTGACCGTGCAACGCGCACTGTTGAGCAACCCGGACAGTCCGCCAGACACGGGGCGTGGTGGTCGCTGA
- a CDS encoding multicopper oxidase family protein encodes MVNYLTRRTFLGATLAATATMALASCTTGPDARAGADRILSTDPLVAQYEGRRAATGATVTHNLTAGTFDALVAGTALTTWGYNGTLNGPLIRAKTGDLLNVQVTNALAEPTSIHWHGLALRNDADGVPGVTQKGIAPGSDFGYQFLLNQPGTYWYHSHVDMQRERALSGALIIEDPNEPMAYDQEWVILLDDWLDGLPGTPNDALNSVAEGSGMSGMGSRFTSPYLGGDAGDVPFPVHLFNGQAPQTAEVFESRPGNRIRLRIINAAGDTAYRVGIPGQKLTLTHADGFAVQHQVVDAVVLGMGERIDALVTVVDGYSPVLALPEGKGGSAYGLIRTGSGTPPSVDQMPSVLTGVVTDGGQLRADESVRLPSRTLNRRHEMRLTGGMHSYDWSINGRTFNMDDPYAGALDIGLNDRVQITMINDTMMWHPMHLHGHTFQIAGNGARKDTVIVRPGKTVTVEFDADNPGQWLAHCHNAYHAARGMIGLVSYVR; translated from the coding sequence GTGGTCAACTATCTCACCCGGCGGACCTTCCTCGGCGCGACCCTGGCTGCGACGGCGACAATGGCCCTTGCTTCCTGCACGACTGGCCCTGACGCACGTGCTGGGGCTGACCGGATACTGTCGACCGATCCCTTGGTCGCCCAGTACGAGGGGCGCCGTGCGGCCACCGGTGCCACCGTCACCCACAACCTCACCGCCGGTACCTTCGACGCTCTAGTCGCCGGCACTGCTCTGACGACCTGGGGATACAACGGGACACTCAACGGGCCGCTCATCCGCGCTAAAACGGGCGACCTTCTGAACGTGCAGGTGACCAACGCCCTGGCAGAGCCGACGAGCATCCACTGGCACGGCCTCGCCTTGCGAAACGACGCTGACGGTGTACCGGGCGTCACCCAGAAGGGCATAGCCCCGGGCAGCGACTTCGGATATCAATTCTTGCTCAACCAACCAGGCACCTACTGGTATCACTCCCACGTGGACATGCAACGCGAGCGTGCACTGTCGGGTGCGCTCATCATCGAAGACCCCAACGAACCCATGGCGTACGACCAGGAATGGGTCATCCTCCTCGACGACTGGCTCGACGGTCTCCCGGGCACCCCCAACGACGCTCTCAACAGCGTGGCCGAGGGCTCGGGTATGAGCGGAATGGGGTCACGCTTCACCAGCCCGTACTTGGGCGGCGATGCCGGCGACGTGCCATTCCCTGTCCACCTGTTCAACGGGCAAGCACCACAAACGGCCGAAGTGTTCGAGAGCCGACCTGGCAATCGGATCCGCTTGCGCATCATCAATGCGGCGGGGGACACCGCCTACAGGGTGGGCATCCCCGGGCAGAAGCTGACCCTCACCCACGCCGACGGCTTTGCCGTCCAGCATCAGGTGGTGGACGCCGTGGTCCTCGGAATGGGCGAACGCATCGATGCGCTTGTCACCGTCGTTGACGGCTACTCCCCAGTTCTCGCTCTCCCCGAAGGCAAGGGCGGAAGCGCCTATGGGCTGATTCGCACGGGTTCCGGCACCCCGCCCTCGGTGGATCAAATGCCGTCCGTCCTGACGGGTGTCGTCACCGACGGCGGGCAGTTGCGAGCCGATGAATCCGTGCGTCTCCCATCACGGACGCTAAACCGGCGACACGAGATGCGACTGACGGGAGGGATGCACTCCTACGACTGGAGTATCAACGGGCGGACCTTCAACATGGATGACCCCTACGCTGGTGCTCTCGATATCGGTCTCAACGATCGAGTGCAGATCACGATGATCAACGACACCATGATGTGGCACCCGATGCACCTGCACGGTCACACCTTTCAGATCGCGGGCAACGGAGCGCGCAAGGACACCGTCATCGTCCGCCCCGGCAAAACCGTCACCGTCGAATTCGACGCTGACAATCCCGGCCAATGGCTCGCCCACTGTCACAACGCGTACCACGCTGCCCGCGGGATGATCGGCCTGGTCTCCTACGTGAGGTGA
- a CDS encoding glutaredoxin family protein — MMITVLTQESCPSCVNAKNTLAQLSDEYPLDVVEVPLASAEGRELANRVGIVFAPGILIDGELFSYGRLSEKKLRRHLSSLEWPATTVPTRKY; from the coding sequence ATGATGATCACCGTCCTGACCCAGGAATCATGCCCGTCCTGCGTGAACGCCAAGAACACCCTGGCGCAGCTCAGCGACGAGTACCCCCTGGACGTTGTGGAGGTTCCGTTGGCATCAGCCGAGGGGCGCGAGCTTGCGAACCGGGTCGGCATCGTTTTCGCCCCGGGCATCTTGATCGACGGCGAGCTGTTCAGCTATGGCCGCCTGTCCGAAAAGAAACTGCGGCGGCATCTTTCCTCGCTGGAGTGGCCCGCCACAACCGTGCCCACGAGAAAGTACTGA
- a CDS encoding peroxiredoxin family protein yields the protein MASRKKKSAAAMRPLRKNTNRLAVLIGAGVVVAIFGAFFLVLAQQPSAPAQTAQSAPMGRSADAADYAVGSPGVGEMAPGFAMESTTGDTVDLSDYSGKSVLLYFHEGLGCQPCWDQMRDLDAASDQLTAAGVDDVLTITSGPVELIAQKMDDDKLASVALADTKMDVIKEYGANDYGMMGDSRAGHSFILVGPDGTIQWRADYGGAPDYTMYVSITDLLADMKAAGVSGS from the coding sequence ATGGCATCACGCAAAAAGAAGTCGGCTGCAGCGATGCGGCCGCTGAGGAAGAACACCAACCGCCTTGCCGTGTTGATCGGTGCCGGCGTGGTCGTGGCTATTTTCGGTGCCTTTTTCCTCGTTCTCGCCCAGCAGCCCTCCGCGCCCGCCCAGACGGCCCAGTCCGCTCCTATGGGCAGGAGCGCCGATGCGGCCGACTACGCAGTGGGATCTCCGGGGGTGGGAGAGATGGCCCCTGGATTCGCGATGGAGTCCACCACGGGGGACACCGTGGATCTGAGCGACTACTCGGGCAAATCGGTGCTCTTGTACTTCCATGAGGGACTGGGCTGCCAGCCATGCTGGGACCAGATGCGTGACCTGGACGCCGCATCCGACCAGCTCACTGCCGCCGGAGTCGACGATGTGCTCACGATCACCAGCGGACCGGTAGAGCTGATCGCGCAGAAAATGGACGACGACAAACTCGCCTCCGTCGCCCTGGCGGACACGAAGATGGACGTCATCAAGGAGTACGGGGCGAACGACTACGGCATGATGGGCGACTCCCGCGCCGGACACAGCTTCATCCTCGTCGGGCCCGACGGCACGATTCAGTGGCGCGCCGACTACGGCGGCGCACCGGATTACACAATGTACGTGTCTATAACCGACCTGCTCGCCGACATGAAGGCTGCCGGGGTGAGCGGATCATGA